One stretch of Cohnella algarum DNA includes these proteins:
- a CDS encoding methyl-accepting chemotaxis protein has translation MNVGHWKKGTVGKWALAATGFIAVFSVAFGLAIYFTAASVMRIEMDATYIKDLKTRVAWLSVGFAVLFLLLGSFCAYAAIRKAARAGVFGASAALTAGVQGESAALATSESMPLENGQLREVLARIGGLTNEVAAASQSLASNTEFCTDMVVGISESIRQIAGGSETIAESSRGNMFMLEEVSKGMEHIAESSQGLANEMSEVAQKASGGMELIERTVAQMQNITEAALASSAAVEQMDRRTLEIDRVTAIMGEIASRINLLSLNAAIEAARAGEFGRGFAVVADEVRKLADQSSSSTKEIARTVEHIRAGSRETREAMSRVLDEVRSGSELAGVAGQSFREIASLTENVSFKVQEVSGVTEEISASAEQILSSVRETVSITEVSLAGTKEIAVCSDEQLAAMEESLQSARQMQEQAQRLRQELDSLAD, from the coding sequence TTGAACGTTGGGCATTGGAAAAAGGGCACGGTCGGAAAATGGGCGCTGGCCGCGACGGGCTTTATCGCGGTTTTCTCCGTCGCGTTCGGCCTCGCGATCTATTTTACGGCCGCGTCGGTCATGCGAATCGAAATGGACGCAACCTACATAAAAGACTTGAAAACCAGGGTCGCCTGGCTGAGCGTCGGATTCGCCGTTTTATTTTTGCTGCTGGGCAGCTTCTGCGCGTATGCGGCCATTCGCAAGGCGGCCCGCGCCGGCGTCTTCGGCGCTTCCGCAGCGTTAACCGCAGGGGTGCAGGGCGAAAGCGCGGCTCTCGCAACGTCGGAATCAATGCCCTTGGAGAACGGGCAGCTGCGCGAAGTGCTGGCCCGCATCGGCGGGCTGACGAACGAAGTGGCGGCGGCTTCGCAATCGCTGGCGAGCAACACGGAGTTTTGCACGGACATGGTCGTCGGCATTTCGGAGTCGATCCGGCAGATCGCCGGCGGCAGCGAAACGATTGCCGAAAGCTCCCGGGGCAACATGTTCATGCTGGAAGAAGTCAGCAAAGGGATGGAGCACATCGCGGAATCGTCGCAGGGACTGGCGAACGAGATGTCCGAAGTCGCGCAGAAGGCGAGCGGCGGCATGGAGCTGATCGAGCGGACCGTCGCGCAGATGCAGAACATTACCGAAGCGGCGCTGGCCTCCTCGGCGGCGGTCGAGCAGATGGACAGGCGCACCCTGGAAATCGACCGGGTGACGGCGATCATGGGCGAGATTGCCTCCAGGATCAACCTCCTGTCGCTGAACGCGGCGATCGAGGCGGCGCGCGCGGGCGAATTCGGGCGCGGCTTCGCGGTCGTGGCGGACGAGGTCCGCAAGCTCGCGGACCAGTCTTCGAGCTCGACCAAGGAGATCGCCAGGACGGTCGAGCATATCCGCGCCGGCTCGCGGGAGACGCGGGAAGCGATGAGCCGGGTGCTGGACGAGGTCCGGTCCGGTTCGGAGCTCGCGGGCGTCGCGGGGCAATCGTTCCGCGAAATCGCGTCATTGACGGAAAACGTGTCCTTCAAGGTGCAGGAAGTGTCGGGCGTGACGGAGGAAATCAGCGCCAGCGCGGAACAGATCCTGAGCTCGGTGCGCGAGACGGTGTCGATTACCGAAGTGTCGCTTGCGGGAACGAAGGAGATCGCGGTTTGCTCCGACGAGCAGCTCGCCGCGATGGAAGAGTCGCTTCAATCCGCGCGGCAAATGCAGGAGCAGGCCCAGCGGCTGCGGCAGGAGCTGGATTCGC